From the genome of Pseudomonas helvetica:
AATAGCGGCCAACGTTCTTTCAGCCGTCAACTCTGCCCGCAAATCCTGGAAACATGACGACCGCTTGGTTGGCAGTGGGTAGTAGTCACGATTGCCATCTACTCGCTGAAGCATCTGCTTCAAATCTTCCAGGTACTTCAAGTGACCTGGGCTTCTGAAGTCAAACCGCATGTACGCGATATCACACTGAAAGTGATAAGCCACGGCGGACGCCAGCAAGCCTTGACCCATTGCCTTCTGCAAAGGCTCACAGAACTGTTTGCGCTCCTCGTCGGTCGGGCCAAACTTGCTTTCGATATTGGCCAACAGATACGTCGCAACAACGTGACCACCCTCGGACGCCATCTTCAGATCATGTTTGAATGCCAAGAACGTCGCTTCAGCGTCCTTCATCGCCTCGGGTGCATTTTGGGGGTCAAACTTTCCGCTGGCTTCCAGCTTTACCAATTCATCGGAAATATGCCTGAATTGCTCCGACTTCTGCCGGGCTCGCTCAAAGTATTCGTCCGCCGATATCGAGGGCAAGCTGGCAGTAGTGGTTGCGAAGGCTGTCGAAGACAACAGGCTCAACAACAATGCAGTGGCGAGGATCAATTTCAAACCTTGTCTTCCTTTACAAGTGGGGACGTGGAGCTTTCGGCGGATAAACGCAGATCTTGAACACCACACAAAACAACTGTGGGAGCGAGCTTGCTCGCGATGACGGCCTGACAGTCAACTTGGATGTTGAATGTTATGGCCTCATCGCGAGCAAGCTCGCTTGTATGTTTAGACTTGAAGGGGTGGGTGGGACTAAAAGCCCGATTCTGACTCTAGCCAGTACAGACCGTGGGAGACTTCGTCCCACCCCTTCTACCCAAAAGCGCCAATAAGGAATTCATCGGCAAGGCCGACGATAGAGACAAGCCAGCGCAACGGTAGACCCCAACAAGCTCTTAAACCCTAGCTCCGAGGATTCGTCATGACAATCCTTACTTCGCAAACGGTCGTGGGTGTTGATGTGGCCAAGGCCGAGGTGCTCGTCTATCGCGCCGATCTGCAAACCACACAAGCCATCCCCAATAATCGGGCAGCACTCAAACGCTGGCTCAAGACGCTGCCCGCCAAAAGTGGCATTGCCGTCGAGGCCACCAACATTTACCACTTGGACACGGTTGAGTTGGCCCATGAGTTGGGTCATCAGGTCTACGTCGTGGACGGTTATCGCTTGAGTCATTACCGCCGCGGTGTCGGCCAACGAGCTAAAAATGATCCGTGCGATGCCCGTCTTCTGGCTCGGTATCTGGCGCATGAACAGGCTGGGTTACGCGCTTGGAGCCCGCCGCCCAAGGCTTACAAGGCCCTGCAAAGCCTGCTTCATCGACGGGCAGCACTGATCAAGGCGCGTGTCAGTCTGGCTCAGAGCTGGGCCAATGAGCCGCGCCTGGAAGAAGAGCTGAAATGTCTGATGGAGACGTTTAAGCACTCGGATTTGGCCATTCAAAAAAAGCTGCGTGACCTGAGCAAAGAGGCCGGAGCCGCCGAAAATATTGAGCGTTGCAAGGCCATTGAAGGCGTCGGTGTACTGACGGCAACCGGATTTGCGACGGCTTTTTTGCGTGGCGAGTTTAAGGACAGCAATGCCTTCATCGCTTTTTTGGGCATGGACTTGAGGGTTGATGACTCGGGAAAAAAGACGGGGAGTCGCAGTCTGACCAAGAAAGGGGATCCGGAAATACGGCGTTTGGCCCACAACTCGGCCATGGCCGCCTGTCGTTCAGCGACCTGGAAACCCTTTTATGAAGGGTACCTGGCCAGAGGTTTCAAGAAGACTCAGGCCCTGGTAATCCTTGCCCGAAAACTCGCCCGGGTGGCGTTCGCCCTGATGAAAAACCAGAGCGAATACCAACCGAATCGACCGTTGCAGGGTTGTCCTGCAACATAGAATCTCCCACATTGTGTATTGCGTAGGGCTTAGGATTGTTTCTCGAACTTCAAATCCCACACGCCGTGCCCAAGACGTTCGCCGCGGCGTTCGAACTTGGTGATCGGGCGCTCGGCCGGGCGTGGCACGCACTTGCCGTCTTCGGCGAGGTTGAGGTAGCCCGGCGCGACATTCATCACTTCCAGCATGTACTCGGCGTAAGGTTCCCAGTCGGTGGCCATGTGCAGCACACCGCCGACTTTCAACTTGCTGCGTACCAGCTCAGCGAACGACGCCTGAACGATACGACGCTTGTGGTGACGGCTCTTGTGCCATGGGTCCGGGAAAAACAGCATCAGGCGATCGAGGCTGTTATCGGCCACGCAACGGTTGAGCACTTCGATCGCATCGCAATCGTAGACCCGCAGGTTGGTCAGGCCTTGAGTCAGCACGCCATTGAGCAACGCGCCGACACCTGGGCGGTGTACTTCAACGCCAATGAAGTCCTGATCAGGCGAAGCCGCGGCCATTTCCAGCAGCGAATGGCCCATGCCGAAAC
Proteins encoded in this window:
- the trmB gene encoding tRNA (guanosine(46)-N7)-methyltransferase TrmB, with translation MTESNDTPIQTEAGEERQHRRIKSFVMRAGRMTEGQQRGLDQGTPLFVLPLADAPVDFDQVFGRSAPRSLEIGFGMGHSLLEMAAASPDQDFIGVEVHRPGVGALLNGVLTQGLTNLRVYDCDAIEVLNRCVADNSLDRLMLFFPDPWHKSRHHKRRIVQASFAELVRSKLKVGGVLHMATDWEPYAEYMLEVMNVAPGYLNLAEDGKCVPRPAERPITKFERRGERLGHGVWDLKFEKQS
- a CDS encoding transposase; the encoded protein is MTILTSQTVVGVDVAKAEVLVYRADLQTTQAIPNNRAALKRWLKTLPAKSGIAVEATNIYHLDTVELAHELGHQVYVVDGYRLSHYRRGVGQRAKNDPCDARLLARYLAHEQAGLRAWSPPPKAYKALQSLLHRRAALIKARVSLAQSWANEPRLEEELKCLMETFKHSDLAIQKKLRDLSKEAGAAENIERCKAIEGVGVLTATGFATAFLRGEFKDSNAFIAFLGMDLRVDDSGKKTGSRSLTKKGDPEIRRLAHNSAMAACRSATWKPFYEGYLARGFKKTQALVILARKLARVAFALMKNQSEYQPNRPLQGCPAT